ATTTAACAGTGTTATAGGaattctttttagaaatataggTGTTTAGTAATTTCACACTCTTTTACCTCCGTTACCACACTAGATATCACAAGCATGTCACAAGACAGCAAAAAGCCGTGCGCGATGTAAGCACCTATAATTATGCGTCAATTGTCGTTTTTCATCCACGTTTCTAATACTAACCGCTAAGATGTTGAATCGTGTTTTATTGCGCAGGTATAACTTGAGTAActatctataggtaggtacatattcaaGGCAAGTGTGTGCCAAACTAGAACTTATCATCTCTTTTCATCAAGCATAATGGATAACCATCGCAAGCCTCTTCTCTCTTCATCTTACATAAAAAGTATGacctataatattacaaatacctTTCACTGGGAGTAATAACAATGTCAGCTTTCGTAAAATTGTACAGACATCCTTCAATGGTAAGATTTTTGTGTGGATGGACTATGAGGCCTCCAGCGATGGCCAGCTGAGCCGAGAGGCACCACCAAGCCATGAGTGCGAGACCAACGATGCCGCCGACCAGAGCACCCTAAAATAACATTGGTATAACTATATAATGATAAAAGGTATAGATAGAACTTGGATAAAATTATGGCGCagtcttgaataaaaatgttaggagtACAGTTTATGTCACCGTAAACTATAATCGTAACTTAGCTATAACCAAACctgaatttaaaaatcaaacgtaggtaggtactaaatgaAAAATTAGATTAAAAAGAAGCCGGAGAAAATTTTCAGGAATACAaagataagtaaaataatacGAGGAGTTAAtagatacttaggtaagtaatttttcttcttcaatttttttattattgcgctcgaaataataatagtaggtataggaaATAATAATAGCAGTGGTattatggatttttttaatataaaaacattttcaacaCATTTAGGGTCTATCTCGGGTTAGAAATTAGAAAAGACTGATTTTAACCAAAAATGAAGTAGCATTGACTGTGGTATGCTTTCGAACTGGGAAAGCTTTTTCTATCTTAACTGGTTCTGTGTTTTCTGTAAGGCATGCCCAGATAATAAATAGACTAATAAGAGTCCAGTAAAGTAATGAAAAAACTAGATACCGTTGAATCCACCCATGGCATTAAAATCCCCATTGAAAAAACACCCAATTGCGGTCCCATTGTCATAGCTTCCAACGTCATAGTTAATTGCAAAATAGTTCCCATCTTCTCAATAACGAATACAAGACCTGAAATCATTACTTGTGTAATAAatgataagtaagtataggaAAACTCCTAtgacaaataattaattatatatgtatagatcTTAATTATAGATGCTATAGATGTCAGACCAAACTCTAGGACCTAGAAAACTGACATTTTGAACAGAGCCCTTTATGTTGTAGTTTCCATGGGATCGAAGCTGAGGGCGGACGATAATAATTGTGATGTTACAAGAAACTGTAAATATGACTGCCAGCTGTTGTAGTCGCGCACCTCAGCATACCTATTATTCCTTGCATATTGATGGAGCTTTAGCAGATCCTATTGCTGTTGAGAGTCTTTACTCATACGTACGCGATCATCTTTGGAAATACCAGAAACATCTCAATAAGGTTATAGGATACCTACTATATACGAATACAAATCAAATATTAGAAACAATTGCGGTAAGAGTTAACAAAGAGTAAtacaaacttaaaaatttaCTGAAGAAAGAAGAATTAATCAACATAGCTATAAGTAGAGTATAATTACCTAAACTAAGCGCTCCCAAAAATATAACAACTGATTTTAAAAGccagtttgtctgtctgtctgtcagtcgtcTCTTGTAGAATGGCTTGTAGAAATCCTCCAAAACTACCGCTGACATGGAATTGAGACTCGTTGATAGAGAGCTGAAAAAGACTCttgagtaaaatattatatacgtacctacctgccaccACCACTTTGAGCTTTATAGTAAAGCCTAAAGTGCATCTTACTAAACACGATAAAGTTCAGAAACGAAAAATAGGTACTCTtcaaatacttttaaaatataaactaaactaatgaaataaAAGTGGTGGGAGCCACAGAAAATCTGTTCGTTTTTTTACATCCACATTTCACAgtctaatattaatattaagtataaatatgaaagtttaCATATCCGTCTGTTACTTTTCACATAAAATTGTATCCCGGAGTCGGACACGGCTACTGTTaattattccggaaaatcaaagggttccaatggatttttttaaacctacgATTGAAGTCGCGGATAACATAATCTAGTagaataattatataataaagaattattaattactacgCGAAGTAAGTCGGGAGGCAAGCTCGAAAATAGATAGAGATGTACAATGTAACCGTGTAAGAATTAGGATAGTGGGCATGTGATGAAATTCAAACGCTTGATTAGATTGAATACCTATTCCTTTGAGTACCTCAGAGCTGCACTAAAAATGCCAGCTATAAACACCCCTGGCAGACCAGGTATGCCACCCAGAACATCCATAACTAGTAACGGCAGCAATTGATCTTTGGCTTTTGCGAgctgaaaatgaattttaaacttaacgaagtattcaatattttaaaaataacatatactttttttaagtttaagtacCGTCATACCCTTGTCTGTAATGGATCGCAGTCATAAAAACGTGCATAGATGAGAAGTCCACAATACAAACAGAAACAGTAAAGTATTGATATCCCAATGCAGAACAAAAATACTGCCCTGAAAAATTGAGTAGATTAAGAGTAGATAATATAAAACATAAGTGAGAAAACATAGACATAATCGTATCAGTAACCCACCATTTTGCCCCTTTCAATGTGGGTAAGGCTAAGTAACGCTGTACCATGGTTTGATTGACTGAATTCGCTTGTAACCAATAAACCAGACCTCCGAATATCAAATTCCAGATTGTATGCCGCGCTGTAGGTCTGGGATCCCAACTaagaacataaaaaaattatatgagtAGGGATCACTAAAAATTTTAcagttatataaatatataaaaaagttgAATACCTTCTAAGGATTTTACTATCCTTTCACGATTATTTGACAGTAAAATACCATTTTTGGTCCAACTTCTTTTATAAgctaaaatgttttatagagATTCCCTTTGTAATATAGCCAAGGACTATAAAAGTCGGACTTATAAGgtcggatttttcgaaattcctatGGAGGCGAAGCGTCGCCGCTCAGGCAGTCGCTACTGACTAGAGTCGCTAGCCTACTGTCTCTGGCTAAAATATTTTGACATGTTTGTCGTGATAACTTACTTGGGAGCTTCGATTCTCCCGCTCTCCATATTTCGTTGCCATACCACTCCCAGACCACCAACGTTGAACGTCCCTTTAATAGCCACCAGTGCCATCGCGCCAACCATGGCTGATATTTGGATTACATCCGTCCAAACTACCGCTTGAAGACCACCCTGATAACATAGCCAATATCATTCGTTATGTCTTTCAGAAGAAATGATAAAGATTCAATCTGTTTCATATAATACGTACAGCGCTGGTGTAGAATATGCAAACTAAGCAAACGATTGGAGTAATAACGTGAATATCAACTCCAGTTActgaaaaaaaagataaaaagataCACATGATTTCCTTATCGAACAAAATATTGAAAGGATCACTtgtaaaaaacaataaaatatggggtattaatatttaggtaccttGATTAAAAGCAAGTGCAGGAACATAGATAACGATTGGCAGCCAACATATCTGAAATAATTACAATTACAGTACTTACGACAGTTTTAGGAAACTACACCACAACTAAATCTTAAGAAACTGCAATCAGAACAgtttttttatagtaaaaatgCAGACTCACCAACGTAAAAGCAAATAGGATCGATCCAAACAATCGCACCCGATTGTCAAATCTCATCGATAAGTACTGGAAAATAAAATCATCCtggttttttttggtttcgtgtacttaggtacttttgcataattgttttaaaatacaataaatataatcagGGAAAGGCAATGTGCCTATTACCATAGCTATTGATTTTAATACGGAATACCTAACCCGTTATTATGAAAGaaagttgaaaacattgaaggaggattatttttgaatttctatttttgtaagttgtaactatACCTCATAATTGGACGTAATCTTGAGCTCATGGAATACTGGAAGATAGACCTGCGTCATAACAATGGACATGAGAAATATGCCTCCCATTATGTAACCATATTGTGTTCCATACATATAAACTTCTGTTGGAGATCCGAGCAAAGTTATGCCTGATACGAAACTGAAATGGGGAAAGCAACTTTAAGCCATACACGTTATCAGCTACTGATTACTGATGACTGTGCAGGAAAAACAAAGTGTGAAGGGTTAAATAAATCTGCACAGTTTGCTACATCCACTCtcactttgcaattgtgcattgagCAGTCTATCTCCTGAGGACGCTCGGTGAAACGTACGTTGAGCGTGTTCTAGAAGATTTGTTTCGAGTTGTGCATTGGTAGAGAGAATTATTTCCTTTTCCTACTTCGGGAACTGGACCCGAAGGGCttttgctgtccgtccgtccgttcgtctgtctgtcagcgggctgtatgtaatgaaccgcaataggtagagagttgatatttcacagaatgtgttattctattgctgctataacaacaagtaaggtcaagtggggtaagagaaacatactttactggtttgtgaacattttggccttcagctatcaaaattatacatttatttcgatattaattgaaacaaatcttcgcttttgaaatatactaacattttttttgatacagaactagattgttcgtataattacggcacaatttagcaacaaagctaggtcataaaaatgttcctcttacccgagatttggggtaagaggaacactcgatacttttaagtaataactcgtgtttttaagtgtttatatagcatgtatttaatttttttttgagttaaggGAATGAAAACCTTACCTCGTTTAAAATAAGGTCTTATTTAGGCTAACAgcatacaaaaacgaaatttggggtaacaggaacatataggtaaggtcagaggtgctaaactttttctggtattaaatgaacgtattaaaaactagctttccgcccgcgacttcgtccgcgttttggttatatcgcgcttggcacaatttttcaaaacatgaaCCCCCTTTAGTGTCCCGTGATCGGTTAAAATGAAGCCTATGCCCCTAGCCCCGGGTGTcaagctacctaccttccaaatttcttaagattggttcagtggtttaggcgtggaaacgcaacagacagaaagacagacatacagacagacagacagacagacagacaaacagacagaaagacagactttcgcatttataatattggtcggaatagttgggatagaaatgtattctaaaaacagatatggttttagtaaatttctttacttaattacagtttaaaaaattaactcgtaagaaacaaaacaaacttctaacaattttgaacttttctcACTTTGGCCTAAACGCGTAATTGTAAACAACAATgtatcacaacaaaaatactgtcacaaacaataacattcgtagtgaaacataaactataacataatgttttgaggCTGCATAACCTGACAAAGCGCCTCTTTTAACGGCCCTAACTGCttctaatagtttttctttcgggtaagaacttctatcggtctttttttcgtaagctcgaggcattttgctttttctgtaacaaataaacagttaaacaaatcatggctatttacggaacgtgttataccggctgactttttaagtcctggccaaaatttgtaggaaaataaaccttaaccttttgtatgagaccaactttcgtactcgaaaaaaaaaaatctactaagtatttcatacattttggtcacagctgatcgatacttttgtatggaacagctgactttttatttagaaaaagttgttcatattcataggtaggtttatcctacaaatcttggccagtacttaaaagtcagccggtattttagtggattttaaaaatgtttgttaccccctgaaaccgggaaagaggaacatatgtttctcttaacctagtacagccgttcctctttcccagcttgccattttgaaggttatgtttttattgacatcgaaaaagcactaaaaacacacactacaaacaaaacaatacatagaaaataaagattaaacgtaataattacacttaccatagcaatcaaccgcaaaactgatgtttttaatattttaataacacaaacaaggaacaccgctaggtcttggtttttttagtttgacaactgatttttttttctctcttttactcgcttatctgccgtgttgtagcgccatctatccaagaatatatgaactacgcctaatactgttatatcaacgtagtgaccatagagctcgccgttatagttttctttttactagtTACAGTTTCTCTTCCCCCCGCGTCCCTCTTACCCCACCTGACCTTACCTAATTAAAAAGTAGATACAAAATtcctgccatgaaaattaaaaaaaattacaaagtgttgtcttcttgtacgatggtactgaaccctttgtgtgctagtctgactcgcacttgacagcttttttttaatattgataaTGTGGATGGTGCATATTACTTGCACACTGTAGCATTCACTTCAGAATAAGTTAGAGGGAGAGCAAAATTTTTTGCCTCAGGTTTTTATATTCAGAAAATATcctgaatgttttttttttcaaaatttattcttatgtacctacctaccgtcaTACTTTCAACTTTACAAGTCTTACttactttatatttaaaatggctgtgtcacagacagacggacaggcaggcAGACTTGATAAAACTAACGATTCTTTTTTGCTATTgaaccaaaaaaagtttttcctaTAATCTAACTTACGTATTATATAGACCTGAAGCTGTAATCACTAATGCTAAGAATACTACATATCAATTTCGGATGTTGAACTACCTAACTCACCTTGCCACCAGCGACATAGAAACAGGAATGACCTTCATATTTCTACCACCAAGCAGATAATCATTTTGCGTGGTTTGCTTTTTGAAGAAACCCCAATAAACACCGACCAACGCACTTATGGCCAACATTAACACAAACACAACGTAATCAATCCACGAGAATTTTTGCATCTGATATGTACTCGTATCAGTGACATTTTCGTCATCCATTTTTATATGATTATTTTTAGAGCATATAGGCTTTCTACCAGAGGCCCTGCGCTCAAATGACCCGAGGTAGAGATTCAAGCTCAATCTGTTACAATGAAACAATTACGATAACTCGCAATTTAAAAGAGGATGTTGCGAGAGCCCCCCCAATAGCGGTCAGGACCGAATCGGGAACTGAGTAatgcatattttattaaagtttgcACGGGTTCTGATTCTATATTTTTCTTACAGGAGTTTGGGACTTCTCTTTAAACGACAGTTGGGTTCGTACACAAACTataagtcgctcagcgcgctatggggCGAGCTATTTTGGGATAAAAGGGAAGGGATAAAATCCAGAatgaggaaattcgcagaaggaCAAAAGCGGCCAACTTAGGTCAAAAGTAAAGCAAGCTGAAGAAGCActtatatcgtacaaatttaacaatttcgaccatcaaaaggagtacaattgtacctactttgaataaatgattttgactttgactttgtagcAATGGGCACTGGGCAGGTAGGTAATGTCGGTGGCAGGCGGTGCatatgttctggagtggagaccgcgtaccagtaAGCGCAGCGTAGGACGACCTCCAGGCCCCTGGACCGATGAGCTGAAGTTGGTGGGGagcggatggatgaggaaggcggagtaTGTTTGGTAGctcgctcttggaaaggcctacgtccagcagtggacgtatacaggctgatggaatggaatttaAACACAGCCCAAAGGTAAAAGAActagtgataaataattaattataacataattagagggaggtcccgggttcgattcccaggagagttttggaatttcataatttctaaatctcatggtctggtgggaagcttcggccatggctagttactaccctgcCGGCAATgtcgtgctgccaagcgatttagcgttccagtacgatgccatgtagaaaccaaagggttatgggtttaataaaaaaattgccatacccttccaggtaagcccgcttccatcttagactgcatcatcattcatcacttaccaccaggtgagattgcagtcaagggctaacttttatctgaatttaaaaacgtacgtACCCGATGGGTACCTACGTACCTCTATTAATTCGGTGATTTTGAATACCAGTGGCCGGATGTGTATGTCGATTGCAGCTGTACTAGATAGGTACCTGTCTATATTCATTAAAGTTaagctataagacccacctaacAGAAACTCGGGTATCTGGTAGTAACATATTAAATCTGTTAGGAACAACGATCCTCAGAAGCAGAAAATATTAAATCTTCTTTATTTCCTATCCCGTGGGTATTTCGAAAAAACTGGCTTTGTTCAAATCAATCcaaaatttacttattttatgtaGGACAACTAAGTGTtttctattaggtacctacctaccgagcTCGATACCGTAAAACtttcatcaatcattattacaatcgcttttttttttctctctcgtcgggctttacaaagattaataactacaaacttgacattgtcaagtttgtagttatttgtaacaagttagggaaactatacaagccTGGACCTCGcagtgccggcgcccgccgacacacgcgcagCACCCCCTTAcggcgcttcccagtcagttttaacaaaaaaacactccaaaaaggcagagcacgcgcacCAGCCaataccaacacagacgaagtcacacAATCGCATTTGATGTTATTACAGATATTCTGTGATTGACAGTCATAGTTGATTCCTAGTCTGTGGTTGACAGCTGTCCAGTGGTGCCAATTTAGCAACTTTGTCGCTAGAATTGACGACATCAAGAAGAGGTTACTGACTTTTTTTCacttttaacaacaaaaaatatttagcgACTTTTGAAgtgtctttaaatttaaaaattctttacCCATGAAATGGAGACCATGGTCTTATGGACGCGCATCACGCTTGTGGCAAACAATAAACAGCAAGCATTGGCGTAAAGTAACgtttattttataagaaaaaaaaagtatttataaaaaaagttcTGATTTCAGCGACTTCCAGCgacttttaactttttacatTTTTGGAGACATCTGGCAACTTTTTGAAGGCATCATAGCGACAAACCGTTTTAAAGAGTTGGCAACACAGCAACTGCCTGCCCTCATCAGCTATGCTCAATTGCTCACCAAGTTTTTTGTATGTAAACAAGAACACCGACGAAACGAAATTTTTAAACCTTTTAAACATTAAGAAGTCAGTGCCAAACTCGCGTGTTAATTATTGCAATAAATACTTAAGGAGTAACTCTAATGGCAGGCATTTTACTGAGTCAAACAGAAAAAGTCTATATACGACACGGTGTTCAGGTAACCAaaccataatattttattaatcattcctattagtgttatttcttgtacaatggtacagaATTCTTTGTGTGCGAGGCCGACACGCACTTAACCAGATTTTTGAACTTGTTTTAGGATGACTACCGATCAGATGGAAGATCAAACATTGACTACAGGCCAATGGAGCTTGAGACTGATGTGGTCAGCCACGCAAGCGGCTCAGCAAGACTTCGCCTTGCAAACACAGACATACTGGTCGGTGTCAAGACAGAGATTGATGTGCCTAAGCCTGACAAACCCGGTCTAGGCAAGATTGATTTTTTTGTTGACTGGTATgccttaaatattttgtttcctCTTAAATAGCATTCGttttcagttttattaaatcaagATGAATCACCGATTTAGTGAAATCATTACTCAAAATATCGAAGTTGATTTGATGATCAATTGtttaatttgtaagataattgaAGTAATGGTGATGAATATTAATGTAAACTTAACCTAAAAGAGTTCTGGCtcggtctgagaagagcccagaTCAAATTCAGCTGagtattattaacccccgacccaaaaagaggggtgttataagtttgacgtgtgtatctgtgtatctgctgtggcatcgtagctcctaaactaatgaaccgattttaatttagtttttttttgtttgaaaggtggcttgatcgagagtgttcttagctatcatccaagaaagtcggttcagccgtttgaaagttatcagctttttttctagttactgtatccttcacttgtcgggggtgttataaatttttaatttacacttgtttttattatcattttacaATATCATTTAAAACTTATGAGAACTATTGAAGCTGTTAAAGCAATCCATTTTCAAGTTTCTTATCTTTAAAGTAAGTTACTTATCATGTAATCCTTTGAGTGAGAGTAGCATCGTCTAGTGTCAATATGTGGAGACAGGCAAAGATCTATAACCATAAAGCCTATTATTGTGAAGAACTGAATTAAATCAACAAAACTATTTGATATTTTGGATTTGAGTCTGCTCTTTGACTTTTAAGCTATTGAAGCTTTAATTGGAGAGTATATTTTTCTAGTTCAGCCAATGCAACGCCAGAGTTTGAAGGCCGCGGTGGCGAGCAGTTGGCTAACAGCATATCAAACATGATGCAGAGAGCCTATCAGTCCTCACAAGCATTTGACCTGAAACAACTGTGTATATTTGAGGGGAAGCAGTGTTGGAAGCTTTATGTTGATATTTTGGTATGTGTTGCAGTATCATAGCcatatttaaaagtagatttGAAGTCCAAGGAACTTAACCATTTTCATTGATTTTCTTAAACCCTCAAGGTGCAGACACTGTTTTGTTGTGATGTGATACCCGCCAAACCAGAACTCTAGCATGATCTCCAGTAGTCTCCATacgaataaagtttaaaaaaaaatgaaaaatatttatttatcaaaaaatacaaagtcttgtacaatttttctgtttggttctcatttgaaaatTACTCAATGTAGAAAGAAGTGTTTGTGTGTAGTTTGCCTTATTTCTGTTaaaacatgtagttttaaagttacatgggctcaatttgtaagtaaatctttgagcctgtGTAACTTTTGAACTACACATCTTTACagaaatctgtaaaaccacagacagacattagttcctagaatctgcctacaaaatttcattacatttggagcaacggatcaacattttttgcatggacataATACTTGTTACCCCTAAAATTCAAAGAATTACCAACTTCtcataaaatttttgaaaacctacattcacgcaAAAAGTTTATGTAGTCTAATCTAACTGCTCTTAGATTTTAGAATGTGGTGGTAACCTGTGCGACGCGGTGTCTCTTGCAGTGAAGGCTGCTTTATTCAACACTAGAATACCATTTGTGAAGGCGGCACTCAT
This genomic stretch from Maniola jurtina chromosome 2, ilManJurt1.1, whole genome shotgun sequence harbors:
- the LOC123876794 gene encoding exosome complex component RRP42; this translates as MAGILLSQTEKVYIRHGVQDDYRSDGRSNIDYRPMELETDVVSHASGSARLRLANTDILVGVKTEIDVPKPDKPGLGKIDFFVDCSANATPEFEGRGGEQLANSISNMMQRAYQSSQAFDLKQLCIFEGKQCWKLYVDILILECGGNLCDAVSLAVKAALFNTRIPFVKAALMDGGNVDLQLSDDPYDSKLLDVGSAPLLVTLCKIGDNCVVDPTAEEETCSAVSLIVGVTGNPKYYCDDKKQDLPAFQPKCSAIGMHGPGSVTTKTLKNAINQGIIAATSLDEALGATVVRERRDIEKFKRNSYGFLK
- the LOC123876729 gene encoding sodium-coupled monocarboxylate transporter 1-like isoform X1 → MDDENVTDTSTYQMQKFSWIDYVVFVLMLAISALVGVYWGFFKKQTTQNDYLLGGRNMKVIPVSMSLVASFVSGITLLGSPTEVYMYGTQYGYIMGGIFLMSIVMTQVYLPVFHELKITSNYEYLSMRFDNRVRLFGSILFAFTLICWLPIVIYVPALAFNQVTGVDIHVITPIVCLVCIFYTSAGGLQAVVWTDVIQISAMVGAMALVAIKGTFNVGGLGVVWQRNMESGRIEAPNWDPRPTARHTIWNLIFGGLVYWLQANSVNQTMVQRYLALPTLKGAKWAVFLFCIGISILYCFCLYCGLLIYARFYDCDPLQTRLAKAKDQLLPLLVMDVLGGIPGLPGVFIAGIFSAALSSLSTSLNSMSAVVLEDFYKPFYKRRLTDRQTNWLLKSVVIFLGALSLGLVFVIEKMGTILQLTMTLEAMTMGPQLGVFSMGILMPWVDSTGALVGGIVGLALMAWWCLSAQLAIAGGLIVHPHKNLTIEGCLYNFTKADIVITPSESVELHPVLHVSYMWYTFAGALMTMFVGVLVSKVNRWCGKAYVPPAPKLLAPQMRRLYREPPHPRDEPFIRAYGQPANEFLLNKHEADIGERRNKLRILLFILFILKVKLLFIKLIKYLSNCGIMIFI
- the LOC123876729 gene encoding sodium-coupled monocarboxylate transporter 1-like isoform X2; translation: MDDENVTDTSTYQMQKFSWIDYVVFVLMLAISALVGVYWGFFKKQTTQNDYLLGGRNMKVIPVSMSLVASFVSGITLLGSPTEVYMYGTQYGYIMGGIFLMSIVMTQVYLPVFHELKITSNYEYLSMRFDNRVRLFGSILFAFTLICWLPIVIYVPALAFNQVTGVDIHVITPIVCLVCIFYTSAGGLQAVVWTDVIQISAMVGAMALVAIKGTFNVGGLGVVWQRNMESGRIEAPNWDPRPTARHTIWNLIFGGLVYWLQANSVNQTMVQRYLALPTLKGAKWAVFLFCIGISILYCFCLYCGLLIYARFYDCDPLQTRLAKAKDQLLPLLVMDVLGGIPGLPGVFIAGIFSAALSSLSTSLNSMSAVVLEDFYKPFYKRRLTDRQTNWLLKSVVIFLGALSLGLVFVIEKMGTILQLTMTLEAMTMGPQLGVFSMGILMPWVDSTGALVGGIVGLALMAWWCLSAQLAIAGGLIVHPHKNLTIEGCLYNFTKADIVITPSESVELHPVLHVSYMWYTFAGALMTMFVGVLVSKVNRWCGKAYVPPAPKLLAPQMRRLYREPPHPRDEPFIRAYGNKDNLPMNSSSINMKPISESEEIS